One segment of Fibrobacter sp. UWR3 DNA contains the following:
- the mrdA gene encoding penicillin-binding protein 2, with protein MLSMSDNDSVQTRNWNVLVFMAGVVILFTILLVRLFSLQYLDYDENFQRSENNRLRRVVLVAERGFIYDRNGEVMVQNRPSYQIALQAMHLPRRDSARAIIFNRLLQIVDKNGERMFDSLSLDTAFQRAHWIKNRPIRILEDASPEQVAIIEEHSSELPGVTTLIESRREYPYGTLASHVLGYTSEISEEQLKLPEFADYSQGDRIGQKGLEQHYDSEFRGKNGLKLVEVNAMGREVGLVRGVESEPPVPGLHLVSTIDLKLQKVAEEAIADSVKGALVAIDPRNGEILAMVSSPRLDPNIFSLKKRERNKGWAQVALDSMRPLTNRAISGTYPPASVFKLVTAGAGLESGILSETKYYPKSCTGGYQFGSRYQKCWGVHGNLNVVHALRLSCDVFFYQAGLDIDMARINEFGRRFGYGEQPLGIDIPGEKSGWLPDSVSFNERNKRLGWRWARGLILNLSIGQGQLVTPLQQATFIGSLATNKGVYRPHLMKELRDYKGNVVKEFEPEIVRPGKMKPETHRILLAAMDSVVNHPGGTGKRGALPGIRVGAKTGSGEWKKGEKTHAWYAAVAPLYDPQIAVAVILEAAGGGGAKAAPIARKVMMAYFGLEEEAKK; from the coding sequence ATGCTTAGCATGTCGGATAACGACAGCGTCCAGACCAGGAACTGGAACGTGCTGGTGTTCATGGCCGGCGTGGTGATTCTTTTTACCATTCTCCTGGTTCGACTCTTTAGCTTGCAGTATCTCGATTACGACGAGAACTTCCAGCGCTCTGAGAACAACCGCCTGCGCCGTGTTGTGCTTGTGGCGGAACGCGGGTTCATTTACGACCGCAATGGCGAAGTGATGGTGCAAAACCGCCCCTCTTACCAGATTGCCTTGCAGGCGATGCACTTGCCGCGCAGGGATTCTGCCCGCGCGATTATTTTCAACCGCCTCTTGCAGATTGTGGACAAGAACGGCGAACGCATGTTCGACTCGCTTTCGCTCGATACGGCTTTCCAGAGGGCGCACTGGATTAAGAACCGCCCGATTCGCATTCTCGAGGACGCATCGCCCGAGCAGGTGGCGATAATCGAGGAACACTCGAGCGAACTCCCGGGCGTTACGACGCTCATCGAATCGAGACGCGAGTACCCTTACGGGACGCTCGCTTCGCACGTGCTCGGCTACACGAGCGAGATTTCGGAAGAACAGCTGAAGTTGCCCGAGTTTGCGGACTATTCGCAGGGCGACCGTATCGGCCAGAAGGGGCTCGAGCAGCATTACGATAGCGAGTTCCGAGGCAAGAACGGCCTGAAGCTTGTGGAAGTGAACGCGATGGGCCGCGAGGTGGGCCTGGTGCGCGGTGTGGAGAGTGAACCGCCTGTCCCGGGACTGCACCTGGTTTCTACGATTGACCTCAAGTTGCAGAAGGTGGCGGAAGAGGCGATTGCCGACAGCGTGAAGGGTGCGCTCGTGGCGATTGACCCGCGCAATGGCGAGATCCTCGCCATGGTGAGTTCGCCGCGCCTCGACCCGAACATTTTCTCGTTGAAGAAGCGCGAACGCAACAAGGGCTGGGCACAAGTGGCGCTCGATTCCATGCGCCCGCTCACGAACCGTGCGATTTCGGGAACGTACCCCCCTGCATCGGTGTTCAAGCTTGTGACCGCCGGCGCGGGGCTCGAGAGCGGAATACTTTCGGAGACGAAGTATTACCCGAAATCCTGTACGGGTGGCTACCAGTTCGGTTCGCGTTACCAGAAGTGCTGGGGCGTGCACGGCAACCTGAACGTGGTGCATGCATTGAGGCTTTCGTGTGACGTGTTCTTCTACCAGGCGGGTCTCGATATCGACATGGCCCGCATCAACGAGTTCGGGCGCCGCTTCGGCTACGGCGAGCAACCGCTCGGCATTGACATTCCGGGCGAGAAGAGCGGCTGGCTCCCGGATTCGGTGTCGTTTAACGAAAGGAACAAGAGGCTCGGTTGGCGATGGGCGCGCGGACTTATCCTGAACCTCTCGATTGGGCAGGGGCAATTGGTTACCCCGCTGCAGCAGGCGACGTTCATCGGCTCGCTTGCGACGAACAAGGGTGTTTACCGCCCGCACCTCATGAAGGAACTGCGCGACTACAAGGGCAACGTGGTGAAGGAATTCGAACCCGAGATAGTGCGGCCCGGGAAGATGAAGCCGGAAACGCACAGGATTCTCCTTGCGGCGATGGATTCCGTGGTGAACCATCCGGGCGGCACGGGCAAGCGCGGCGCGCTCCCGGGTATCCGGGTGGGCGCGAAGACGGGTTCCGGCGAATGGAAGAAGGGCGAGAAGACTCACGCCTGGTATGCGGCTGTGGCCCCGCTCTATGACCCGCAAATCGCGGTCGCCGTGATTCTCGAGGCGGCAGGCGGTGGCGGCGCGAAGGCGGCCCCGATTGCGCGCAAGGTGATGATGGCGTATTTCGGGCTTGAAGAGGAGGCGAAGAAATGA
- a CDS encoding biopolymer transporter ExbD, with the protein MAKEVKKPAKPEEPDLLPAMGLFTILIPMLLSMAAFSKLAIVQVNLPERSMINPNDETPPPDEQALNLSLAITNEYLVIGARGGFQPNVYFKEMWTFRCKSDAKLITHAVEDVKAAVEAGHGPKCKDGSEMDKEKYLYEIETIELWAIQKESEEDPGRVIWALYTNGGTPEEPVADSAYVDGNNNFLALPGEGAMGLTPPPALKKPAAGTALATLTPNSARTLKPDVAAKNLIHPLSAYDLIAKDLIAIHTQFIDLEDVDNIIIVANDDTQFDKIIQLMDRSKEAGFSKINLAKLGG; encoded by the coding sequence ATGGCAAAAGAAGTCAAGAAACCAGCAAAGCCTGAAGAACCGGACCTGTTGCCGGCGATGGGCTTGTTCACGATTCTGATTCCTATGCTTCTCTCCATGGCTGCTTTCTCCAAGCTGGCAATTGTTCAGGTGAACCTGCCCGAGCGCAGTATGATCAACCCGAACGATGAAACACCTCCGCCGGATGAGCAGGCATTGAACTTGAGCCTCGCGATTACCAACGAATATCTCGTGATTGGTGCTCGTGGTGGTTTCCAGCCGAACGTCTATTTCAAGGAAATGTGGACGTTCCGCTGCAAGTCCGATGCTAAGCTGATTACCCATGCCGTCGAAGATGTCAAGGCCGCAGTTGAAGCCGGACATGGTCCGAAGTGCAAGGACGGTAGCGAGATGGATAAAGAGAAGTATCTCTACGAAATCGAAACTATCGAACTCTGGGCAATCCAGAAAGAATCTGAAGAGGATCCGGGTCGCGTGATCTGGGCGCTCTACACCAACGGGGGTACTCCCGAAGAACCTGTTGCCGACAGTGCTTATGTTGACGGCAACAACAACTTCCTCGCTCTCCCGGGTGAAGGCGCTATGGGCCTGACTCCGCCGCCGGCTCTCAAGAAGCCCGCTGCAGGTACGGCTCTCGCAACCCTTACCCCGAACTCCGCTCGCACGCTCAAACCGGACGTTGCGGCGAAGAACCTCATTCATCCGCTTTCCGCATACGATCTCATCGCAAAGGATCTGATCGCAATCCATACGCAGTTCATCGACCTGGAAGACGTCGACAACATCATCATCGTGGCTAACGACGATACGCAGTTCGACAAGATCATCCAGCTCATGGACCGTTCTAAGGAAGCGGGCTTCAGCAAGATCAACCTTGCAAAGTTGGGAGGTTAA
- a CDS encoding AgmX/PglI C-terminal domain-containing protein, giving the protein MAKKNTPVDPLVAALMPESDKKMATIAGASVLVALALSFWASMYEVVVDEVIFDSSEGPDLTAQMSMDEKKEEKKEEKKKEEPKKPRKKAGGGGKPRGKGQPNAPQTRGVLKLLTAQTKTASAAAYDLMKNQKFTKDIDKVLKDVAGLQTTGKTVLGGRRGKADGGFNEGYAEGGAGGIGDGLAGLFGGGGGGIATKAKGNIKTPSARDIDMGAGGGSRSAADIMKVVRQRTPGLRHIYNKFLKKKPGFQGKVTLKFTIAPGGEVISISIVSSTTGYGEFDAQIKGAVSNWTFSKVKSGNTTVTIPFTFSE; this is encoded by the coding sequence ATGGCTAAGAAAAATACTCCTGTAGATCCGTTAGTTGCGGCTCTTATGCCTGAATCCGACAAGAAGATGGCCACCATCGCTGGTGCGTCTGTGCTTGTCGCTCTTGCCCTTTCTTTCTGGGCCTCCATGTACGAAGTGGTCGTCGATGAAGTTATCTTCGACTCTTCTGAAGGCCCCGACCTGACCGCCCAGATGTCTATGGACGAGAAGAAGGAAGAAAAGAAGGAAGAGAAGAAGAAGGAAGAGCCCAAGAAGCCCCGCAAGAAGGCGGGTGGTGGTGGCAAGCCCCGTGGTAAGGGCCAGCCGAACGCTCCGCAGACTCGCGGCGTGCTCAAGCTCCTCACTGCTCAGACCAAGACTGCTAGTGCTGCTGCCTACGACCTCATGAAGAACCAGAAGTTCACCAAGGACATCGATAAGGTTCTTAAGGACGTGGCTGGCCTCCAGACGACGGGTAAGACCGTTCTCGGTGGCCGTCGCGGTAAGGCTGACGGTGGCTTCAACGAAGGCTATGCTGAAGGCGGTGCCGGTGGTATCGGCGACGGCCTCGCAGGCCTCTTCGGCGGTGGCGGTGGCGGTATTGCTACCAAGGCCAAGGGTAACATCAAGACCCCGTCTGCCCGTGACATTGACATGGGTGCAGGTGGTGGCTCTCGTTCCGCAGCGGACATCATGAAGGTCGTCCGTCAGCGTACCCCGGGTCTGCGCCACATCTACAACAAGTTCCTGAAGAAGAAACCGGGATTCCAGGGTAAGGTTACCCTGAAGTTCACGATCGCTCCGGGTGGCGAAGTTATCAGCATTTCCATTGTGTCTTCCACCACTGGTTACGGCGAATTCGATGCTCAGATCAAGGGCGCCGTCTCCAACTGGACGTTCAGCAAGGTTAAGTCCGGTAACACCACCGTTACGATTCCGTTCACCTTCTCCGAATAA
- a CDS encoding rod shape-determining protein yields the protein MFGLFSCDIGIDLGTANTLVHVAGQGIVINEPTVIAVDSKNNRVSAIGFEAKKMLGRTPGETRAVRPMRDGVIADFELVETLLQTFIKRVQKYPLWIVRPRVVVGVPSGITEVETRAVIDAAKQAGAKEVHLVHEPMAAAVGMGIPVEDPVGNMIVDIGGGTSDIAVIALNHTVCSASVRVGGDEMDEAIVRYLRTMYNLHVGESTAEQIKIQIGSASPLEEELTMEVKGHDFIAGMPRTMTISSTEIREALNEPVTAIIEAVKQALSITLAELSADIYDKGIIMTGGGSLLRGFDERIRKETGLSVNVIDEALTCVCKGAARILEDLDKYRPVLVASSN from the coding sequence TTGTTCGGACTCTTCTCCTGTGATATCGGTATCGACCTGGGTACGGCGAACACTCTCGTTCACGTGGCAGGCCAGGGCATTGTCATTAACGAACCTACGGTGATTGCCGTGGACAGCAAGAACAATCGCGTGTCGGCGATTGGTTTCGAGGCGAAAAAGATGCTCGGCAGGACTCCGGGCGAGACGCGTGCCGTGCGCCCCATGCGCGATGGCGTGATTGCGGATTTTGAACTGGTCGAAACTCTCCTCCAGACCTTCATTAAGCGCGTGCAGAAGTACCCGCTGTGGATTGTCAGGCCCCGCGTTGTTGTGGGCGTGCCGAGCGGCATTACCGAAGTGGAAACCCGCGCCGTTATCGATGCCGCCAAGCAGGCTGGTGCGAAGGAAGTCCACCTGGTCCACGAACCGATGGCTGCCGCTGTCGGTATGGGCATCCCTGTGGAAGACCCTGTGGGTAACATGATTGTGGATATCGGCGGCGGTACTTCCGATATCGCGGTGATTGCCTTGAACCACACCGTCTGTAGCGCGTCTGTGCGCGTGGGCGGCGACGAGATGGATGAAGCCATTGTTCGTTACCTCCGCACGATGTATAACCTCCACGTGGGCGAAAGCACTGCCGAACAGATCAAGATCCAGATTGGTTCTGCAAGCCCGCTCGAGGAAGAACTGACCATGGAGGTCAAGGGTCACGACTTTATTGCCGGCATGCCGCGTACGATGACGATTTCGAGCACGGAAATCCGCGAGGCCTTGAATGAACCCGTGACTGCGATTATCGAGGCTGTGAAGCAGGCTCTGAGCATTACGCTCGCTGAACTTTCTGCCGACATTTACGACAAGGGTATCATCATGACTGGCGGTGGCTCTCTGCTCCGCGGTTTCGATGAACGTATCCGCAAGGAAACGGGACTCTCGGTGAATGTGATTGACGAAGCGCTCACCTGCGTTTGCAAGGGTGCCGCTCGCATTCTCGAGGACCTCGACAAGTATCGCCCCGTGTTGGTAGCATCTTCCAATTAA
- a CDS encoding biopolymer transporter ExbD translates to MARRTRKYADDVPFSITSMMDMMTIILVFMIKNMDAEGQLLTQAENLILPVSTSKLQPTEVSLTVVIDKEYVVVDNEKVVPTSDVLAQEDLCVQPVLTTLYGKRKAEVDQHLRQGQPADEAGSVVVQIDKNIPYDAMYKVMATCGIAGVPSCNSSEGETGYEKMSGYTNVSFAVLEKNGGEE, encoded by the coding sequence ATGGCTAGAAGAACTCGTAAATACGCTGACGACGTCCCGTTCTCGATTACCTCGATGATGGACATGATGACCATCATCCTGGTGTTCATGATCAAGAACATGGACGCTGAAGGTCAGCTCTTGACCCAGGCCGAAAACCTGATCCTTCCGGTCTCCACGTCCAAGCTCCAGCCGACAGAAGTTTCTCTGACGGTCGTGATCGATAAGGAATACGTGGTGGTCGACAATGAGAAAGTCGTGCCGACTTCGGACGTGCTTGCTCAGGAAGATCTCTGTGTTCAGCCTGTTCTTACTACCCTTTACGGGAAACGTAAGGCCGAAGTGGACCAGCACTTGCGTCAGGGCCAGCCTGCCGACGAAGCCGGTAGCGTTGTTGTCCAAATCGACAAGAACATCCCTTACGACGCCATGTATAAGGTGATGGCTACCTGCGGTATCGCTGGCGTGCCGTCCTGCAACTCTTCCGAAGGCGAAACTGGCTACGAGAAGATGAGCGGCTATACGAACGTTTCCTTTGCCGTTCTCGAAAAGAACGGAGGGGAGGAATAA
- the mreC gene encoding rod shape-determining protein MreC, translating to MLRAFRFIVELFTQRHGVVAFAFFLLVGLLMRQAPQTVRENIISTALGTVFYPAQMVVSSVGAYHSVVEENERLKEENARLRQETYYASEGLQELTRLHTLVRFDDKWDYPIVTARVVGHNPGRFLTTLVINRGTIQGVKEDMPVFSMNGLVGKITKATSTHSHVQLLVDPNLKLSVLEKKSRVVGFLESVDGHLLTAMIPSHAGVEVGDTLITSGLGGIFPKGIPVGTVKAVRKSDLDVMRQMDVAPFQEFSALEEVFVMEKEPEWIIQELLDEQ from the coding sequence ATGCTTAGGGCGTTCCGCTTTATAGTTGAACTGTTTACTCAAAGGCATGGCGTTGTCGCTTTTGCCTTTTTCTTGCTTGTTGGTCTCTTGATGCGGCAGGCTCCGCAGACGGTGCGCGAGAACATAATCTCTACGGCGCTCGGTACGGTGTTCTATCCGGCACAGATGGTCGTATCTTCGGTGGGCGCATACCATTCGGTGGTTGAAGAGAACGAACGCCTGAAAGAGGAAAATGCACGCCTGCGTCAGGAAACGTACTATGCGAGTGAGGGCTTGCAGGAACTGACAAGACTGCACACGTTGGTCCGGTTCGATGACAAGTGGGATTACCCGATTGTGACAGCGCGCGTGGTGGGGCATAACCCTGGCAGGTTCCTTACGACGCTCGTGATTAATCGCGGTACGATACAGGGCGTGAAGGAAGATATGCCCGTGTTCTCGATGAACGGGCTCGTGGGCAAGATTACGAAGGCGACAAGCACGCATTCGCATGTGCAGTTGCTGGTGGACCCGAACCTTAAGTTGTCTGTACTCGAGAAGAAATCGCGCGTGGTGGGGTTCCTTGAATCGGTTGACGGCCACCTGCTTACGGCGATGATTCCTTCGCATGCGGGCGTGGAAGTGGGCGATACGCTCATTACTTCGGGGCTTGGCGGGATATTCCCGAAGGGGATTCCCGTGGGTACGGTGAAGGCGGTTCGCAAGTCTGACCTCGATGTGATGCGCCAGATGGATGTGGCTCCGTTCCAGGAGTTCTCGGCGCTCGAGGAAGTGTTCGTGATGGAAAAGGAACCGGAATGGATTATCCAGGAGTTGCTCGATGAACAATAG
- a CDS encoding HD domain-containing phosphohydrolase, translating into METIAENTVVENKRVLDLLFSYMPKIAAERKMDNLLVLMADMGRSLVQADRCSLWLTDEEHGELWTKVAHGVSELRIPIAAGFVGWSVKNGQPLLIPDAYLDPRFDHRSDEKTHYRTTSVMTVPLFDSQGKVMGVFQAINKQGEEKVFSNQDLERLSLTAVYSAKTVESARLTSEVEDSKDELEATQEELIHILGDVSESRSRETGDHIQRVAEISYKLAQYYGLNEEEAQRIRLAAPMHDLGKVAIPDAILNKPGRFTDEEYEVMKSHAIKGEETLMKSKRDLLRFAATLAGSHHERWDGKGYPRGLKGEEIPLAGRICAVADVLDALSSPRCYKPAWPEEKVKEEFIKQRGAQFQPELIDVLVEHWDDVFECFRQARAKFEAAAV; encoded by the coding sequence ATGGAGACAATTGCAGAAAATACTGTGGTGGAGAACAAGCGGGTCCTTGACCTCCTGTTCTCCTACATGCCGAAAATCGCCGCGGAAAGGAAGATGGACAACCTGCTCGTGCTTATGGCCGACATGGGTCGTTCCCTTGTCCAGGCGGACCGCTGCTCCCTGTGGCTTACCGACGAGGAGCACGGGGAACTGTGGACGAAGGTCGCTCATGGGGTGAGCGAGCTTCGCATTCCGATTGCGGCTGGTTTTGTGGGCTGGTCTGTGAAGAACGGCCAGCCGTTGCTGATTCCCGATGCCTACCTTGACCCGAGGTTCGACCATCGCAGCGACGAGAAGACCCACTACCGCACGACGTCCGTGATGACCGTGCCCCTGTTCGATTCGCAGGGAAAGGTGATGGGGGTTTTCCAGGCGATAAACAAGCAGGGCGAGGAGAAGGTATTTTCGAACCAGGATCTGGAACGCCTCTCGCTTACCGCCGTGTATTCTGCAAAGACTGTAGAATCCGCCCGACTGACCTCGGAGGTCGAAGACTCCAAGGATGAACTCGAGGCGACGCAGGAAGAACTGATCCACATCCTGGGCGACGTTTCCGAATCCAGGAGCCGCGAGACGGGGGACCATATCCAGCGCGTGGCCGAAATTTCTTACAAGCTGGCGCAGTACTACGGGCTCAACGAAGAGGAGGCGCAGCGCATTCGCCTTGCCGCCCCGATGCACGACCTGGGGAAGGTCGCCATTCCCGATGCCATCCTGAACAAGCCGGGCCGGTTCACCGACGAGGAATACGAGGTGATGAAGTCCCACGCCATCAAGGGCGAGGAAACCCTCATGAAGTCGAAGCGCGACCTGTTGCGCTTTGCGGCGACGCTTGCGGGCTCGCATCACGAGCGCTGGGACGGCAAGGGCTACCCGCGTGGACTCAAGGGCGAGGAAATCCCGCTGGCAGGCCGTATCTGCGCCGTGGCCGACGTTCTGGATGCCCTCTCGAGCCCGCGCTGCTACAAGCCCGCGTGGCCCGAGGAGAAGGTCAAGGAAGAATTCATCAAGCAGCGCGGAGCGCAGTTCCAGCCGGAACTCATCGACGTGCTTGTGGAGCACTGGGACGATGTTTTCGAGTGCTTCAGGCAGGCGCGCGCGAAGTTCGAGGCTGCTGCAGTATAA
- the rodA gene encoding rod shape-determining protein RodA: MKLNHFLDNTRRVDWLFLGITLALMTCGVCLVYSATASDNLPFYETLWFKQILYFAGGCVLAAGIVFLKIDWLKRATVPLYILSLVFLFVVLFVAGDVVKGAGRWIDLGLFKLQPSEFAKIAYLLTISYWLSRHPVSLYKVKTFVVPALLFIVPFALVLKQPDLSTALVFIAVTYVAFFFAGLTLTDMFLLASPVLSVLFSHSQDIVFQVLWGLLICAVVFALVRRRLPKVLTVLFLAANILAGYASSMAWNMLEPHQQKRVHTFLDPTSDPKGDGYQVLQSLTAIGSGGLTGKGFGQGTQTNLAFLPEEHTDFIFSVLGEQFGFAGCLFILSLYTLFLWRASSTCKLFADPFITLITMGACTIFLFHMIVNIAMTIGLMPVTGLPLPFLSYGGSFALTCMVLVGGILCMRFQGWRQ, from the coding sequence ATGAAACTGAACCATTTCCTCGACAATACCAGGAGAGTGGATTGGCTGTTCCTCGGCATAACGCTTGCCCTCATGACGTGTGGCGTCTGCCTGGTGTATTCGGCGACGGCGAGCGACAACCTGCCTTTTTACGAGACTCTCTGGTTCAAGCAGATTCTCTACTTTGCTGGCGGGTGCGTCTTGGCCGCGGGTATCGTGTTCCTGAAGATTGACTGGCTGAAAAGGGCGACGGTCCCCCTGTATATTTTGTCCCTGGTGTTTCTCTTCGTGGTGCTGTTCGTGGCGGGTGACGTGGTGAAGGGCGCGGGCCGTTGGATTGACCTCGGGCTATTCAAGCTGCAGCCTTCCGAATTCGCGAAGATTGCCTACCTGCTCACGATATCGTACTGGCTTTCGCGCCACCCGGTGAGCCTCTACAAGGTAAAGACCTTCGTGGTTCCTGCCCTGTTGTTCATTGTGCCTTTCGCGCTGGTGCTCAAGCAACCCGACCTGAGTACGGCCCTCGTGTTCATCGCGGTCACGTACGTGGCGTTCTTCTTTGCGGGCCTTACGCTCACCGACATGTTCCTGCTTGCAAGCCCGGTGCTTTCGGTGCTGTTCTCGCATTCCCAGGACATCGTATTCCAGGTGCTATGGGGCCTCCTGATTTGCGCGGTGGTGTTCGCGTTGGTACGCCGCAGGCTCCCGAAGGTGCTGACGGTGCTTTTTCTTGCGGCGAACATCCTTGCGGGTTACGCGAGCTCGATGGCGTGGAATATGCTGGAACCTCACCAGCAGAAGCGCGTGCATACGTTCCTCGACCCGACGAGCGACCCTAAGGGTGACGGTTACCAGGTGCTGCAGTCGCTTACCGCGATTGGTTCGGGCGGCCTTACGGGCAAGGGCTTTGGTCAGGGCACGCAGACAAACCTCGCGTTCTTGCCCGAAGAACACACCGACTTCATTTTCAGCGTGCTCGGGGAACAGTTCGGCTTTGCGGGCTGCCTGTTCATACTCTCGCTCTACACGCTGTTCCTGTGGCGGGCGAGTTCCACGTGCAAGTTGTTCGCGGACCCCTTCATTACGCTCATTACCATGGGGGCCTGTACCATATTCCTGTTCCACATGATAGTGAACATCGCGATGACTATCGGGCTCATGCCCGTGACGGGGCTTCCGCTCCCGTTCCTTTCGTACGGCGGGTCGTTCGCCCTTACCTGTATGGTGCTTGTGGGCGGAATCCTCTGCATGCGATTCCAGGGTTGGCGTCAGTAA
- a CDS encoding ComF family protein, whose product MEIIRRCTNFLFGMECLGCGRASEQLDPWLCSACREELAREALAYSFPSPDAMCMFPVRPLTRRLVHALKYRGLPGMASYLVRRSTAVKGGEIAQSMALLARPFYFVPVPLHSSRFRERGYNQAQKIAAALATCTGGRVCNWLSRTNFRVSQTKLSREERGYNVAGAFEPKLPRNMPSRGTIFVVDDVYTTGATTGACVHALRRGTVLDTKVCTLLYDEPVSATMDFVADCRMEWDGNYGD is encoded by the coding sequence ATGGAAATTATCCGTCGTTGTACAAACTTTCTTTTTGGTATGGAGTGCCTGGGCTGCGGCCGGGCATCGGAACAGCTGGACCCCTGGCTGTGTTCTGCCTGCAGGGAAGAACTTGCCCGCGAGGCGCTGGCATATTCGTTCCCTTCGCCCGATGCTATGTGCATGTTCCCCGTGCGTCCGCTTACGCGCAGGCTCGTGCATGCGCTCAAGTACAGGGGGCTTCCGGGAATGGCGTCGTACCTGGTAAGGCGATCTACCGCGGTGAAGGGGGGCGAAATCGCGCAGAGCATGGCGTTGCTTGCAAGGCCGTTCTACTTTGTGCCTGTCCCCCTGCACAGTTCGAGGTTCAGGGAACGCGGGTACAACCAGGCGCAGAAGATTGCGGCGGCGCTCGCCACCTGCACCGGGGGTCGTGTTTGCAACTGGCTTTCACGTACGAACTTCAGGGTGTCGCAGACCAAGCTTTCGCGCGAGGAGCGCGGCTATAATGTGGCGGGCGCGTTCGAGCCGAAACTGCCGAGGAATATGCCTTCGCGGGGGACTATCTTTGTGGTGGACGACGTTTACACGACCGGGGCGACTACGGGGGCGTGCGTGCATGCCCTGCGCCGCGGGACGGTGCTCGATACGAAGGTGTGCACGCTCCTTTACGACGAGCCCGTATCCGCGACGATGGACTTCGTGGCGGACTGCCGGATGGAATGGGATGGCAATTATGGCGATTGA
- the mreD gene encoding rod shape-determining protein MreD, translating into MNNSWKWIRVLILFVICFVLQTTVADWLSIFGAGPDFVLILIVSIAIKHGPAAGALWGFLAGFTQDVYAPVEWLGANTISMTVLGFFVGQLEERFLTLNLPAKVGVLGFGFLLCDMLYFFLTGLEKDVVTNLFFSKTLPECAYTMVIGAVVFHLSVGKKKRHA; encoded by the coding sequence ATGAACAATAGCTGGAAATGGATTCGCGTTCTTATTTTGTTTGTAATCTGCTTCGTGTTGCAGACGACGGTTGCGGATTGGCTCTCCATTTTTGGAGCAGGGCCCGACTTCGTGCTTATTTTGATTGTGTCGATTGCGATAAAGCACGGGCCTGCGGCCGGTGCGCTGTGGGGATTCCTTGCGGGCTTTACGCAGGACGTTTACGCCCCGGTGGAATGGCTCGGCGCAAATACGATTTCGATGACGGTGCTCGGGTTCTTTGTGGGCCAGCTTGAAGAGCGGTTCCTTACGCTGAACCTGCCCGCGAAGGTGGGCGTGCTCGGTTTCGGGTTCCTCCTTTGCGACATGCTCTATTTCTTCTTGACCGGACTTGAGAAGGACGTGGTCACGAACCTGTTCTTCTCGAAGACATTGCCGGAATGCGCCTATACGATGGTTATCGGGGCCGTTGTGTTCCACTTGTCTGTCGGAAAGAAGAAACGCCATGCTTAG